A section of the Manduca sexta isolate Smith_Timp_Sample1 unplaced genomic scaffold, JHU_Msex_v1.0 HiC_scaffold_28, whole genome shotgun sequence genome encodes:
- the LOC115454344 gene encoding LOW QUALITY PROTEIN: xanthine dehydrogenase-like (The sequence of the model RefSeq protein was modified relative to this genomic sequence to represent the inferred CDS: inserted 1 base in 1 codon; deleted 1 base in 1 codon; substituted 1 base at 1 genomic stop codon), with protein XKEDMKGKVILYVMLPPLSSDYHIVTYKVMPRSQSAHAIVNAGFMYKLDGGGTVKQCRIVYGGLSPVFIKASSTKSYLIGKNLFTNETLQGALNVLEHEIVVTNSPPEPSVEYRKQLALGLFYKSVLSLCPTNILGSQYRSGATKIHETRPVSESRQVFDTNTDLWPLNQPIPKVDALVQCAGEAKYVDDIPTITDEVHAALVLSTVAVGDIVDIDASAALEMPGVIAFYSAKDIPGQNTFTPTGFTLYLADEEIFCSGKVKYYNQPIGMIVAETPSIAKRAAKLVQATYRNVKKPILDIKDAKKDSKRNTSYLSVQAATKGSDIKKVIKGENVIYAQYHYMMETLACVTTPTEEGLALYLTTHWIDGTQMVLSRALNLKCNKIDIHVRRLGGSFGFKISRSMLIAVASSLATLKLNKPCRLIQPMTSNMRALGKRFPCSTDFQVAVNNDGVIQYMDYFLYEDNGHIINEKLSLLGAESYNNCYDSSKWNVDCYDTITDTAKTTWCRAPGTLENIAMIEQVMEQISYEMNLDPLEVRLANLDTVNYGDLKEMATTLTTTADYSQRKLAVKEFNSQNRWKKRGLGITMMRWTPLDTXYFDVTVSVFHEDGSVVIIHGGIDMGQGLNTKAVQICAYILKIPIEKIQIKATNSNFTPNNLISGASITSQNIGIGVTKCCEELLLRLAPVKTTLVNPTWEELIATAFAQNIELQVHTFVNIADAIQYNIFGVAIAETEVDVLTGEMEIRRVDILQDVGQSVSPEIDIGQVEGAFMMGLGYWTCENLVYDKNSGELLTDRSWHYAVPLARDIPQDFRVSFLKNSYSNKNILGSKGTGEPSICLAVVLPFSIRAAIAAAREDSGILTTNWFHIEGPYTVEKICLASKSKIEDFKLY; from the exons TAAAAAGAAGATATGAAAGGGAAGGTCATATTGTATGTGATGTTGCCGCCATTAAGTAGCGATTACCATATTGTCACTTATAAG GTGATGCCTCGCTCACAAAGCGCACACGCAATAGTAAACGCTGGATTTATGTACAAACTAGATGGAGGAGGTACAGTTAAGCAGTGCAGGATTGTCTACGGCGGATTGTCACCGGTTTTCATCAAAGCCTCATCaactaaatcatatttaattggAAAGAAT CTCTTTACCAATGAAACATTGCAAGGTGCTTTGAATGTTTTGGAACACGAGATAGTGGTGACGAATAGTCCACCAGAGCCCTCCGTGGAGTACAGAAAACAGCTGGCTTTAGGCttgttttataaa agTGTTCTGTCTCTATGCCCAACAAACATACTCGGATCTCAGTACCGATCCGGGGCGACCAAGATTCACGAAACACGACCGGTGTCAGAATCTCGGCAAGTGTTTGACACTAATACTGATTTGTGGCCTCTAAACCAACCGATACCTAAGGTCGATGCATTG GTACAATGTGCTGGGGAAGCGAAGTATGTAGATGATATTCCAACCATAACCGATGAAGTACACGCAGCGTTAGTTCTCAGCACCGTCGCTGTAGGAGATATTGTGGACATAGATGCAAGTGCCGCTCTA GAAATGCCAGGAGTAATTGCATTTTACTCTGCAAAAGATATACCTGGACAGAACACATTCACGCCAACTGGGTTTACATTGTATTTGGCTGATGAGGAAATATTTTGCAGCGGAAAAGTCAAATATTACAACCAACCAATTGGCATGATCGTTGCTGAAACCCCATCCATTGCAAAACGAGCTGCAAAACTAGTCCAGGCTACTTATAGGAATGTCAAAAAGCCAATTCTTGATATAAAAGATGCTAAAAAAGACTCTAAAAGAAACACTTCATATTTGTCCGTTCAAGCTGCAACCAAAGGGTCTGATATAAAGAAAGTGATCAAAGGAGAAAATGTAATTTACGCACAATACCATTACATGATGGAAACGCTGGCATGCGTAACGACACCGACAGAGGAAGGACTGGCTCTGTACCTGACAACGCATTGGATCGATGGCACTCAGATGGTTTTATCAAGAGCATTGAACttaaaatgcaataa GATAGATATTCACGTGCGGCGTCTAGGAGGATCATTTGGCTTCAAAATATCTCGAAGCATGCTCATTGCTGTTGCGAGCAGCTTAGCCACGTTGAAGCTGAACAAACCGTGTCGGCTAATACAACCTATGACTAGCAATATGAGGGCCCTAGGCAAGAGATTCCCATGCTCTACAGACTTCCAG GTTGCAGTGAATAACGATGGAGTTATCCAATACATGGACTACTTCCTCTATGAAGACAATGGGCATATAATCAACGAGAAACTTTCGCTACTTGGTGCCGAATCGTATAACAACTGCTACGACAGCTCAAAATGGAATGTCGATTGTTACGACACCATCACCGATACTGCGAAAACCACATGGTGCAGAGCACCag GTACACTAGAAAATATTGCAATGATCGAACAGGTCATGGAACAAATTTCTTACGAGATGAACTTAGATCCGCTGGAAGTTAGATTAGCAAACTTGGATACAGTCAACTACGGTGACTTAAAAGAAATGGCTACAACTCTGACTACAACTGCCGACTACAGTCAGCGAAAATTGGCCGTCAAAGAATTCAATTCTCAAAACAGATGGAAGAAACGTGGTCTAGGAATAACTATGATGAGATGGACTCCTTTGGATA CATATTTTGACGTCACTGTTTCAGTTTTCCACGAGGATGGAAGTGTGGTAATCATTCATGGTGGTATAGATATGGGCCAAGGTCTGAATACTAAAGCTGTGCAAATTTGCGCTTACatactcaaaattcctatagaaaaaatacaaataaaagcaaCCAATTCTAACTTCACGCCAAACAACCTTATATCTGGCGCTAGTATCACTTCTCAAAATATTGGGATTGGTGTAACAAAGTGTTGTGAAGAACTGTTACTGAGATTGGCTCCAGTCAAAACTACGTTGGTCAATCCGACCTGGGAAGAACTAATAGCAACCGCATTTGCACAGAATATAGAATTACAAGTTCACACATTCGTTAATATAGCCGATGCtattcagtataatatattcGGTGTGGCTATAGCAGAAACTGAAGTGGACGTGTTGACGGGAGAGATGGAGATTCGCAGAGTAGACATACTGCAGGACGTGGGACAGAGCGTTAGTCCTGAGATTGATATCGGCCAA GTGGAAGGTGCTTTCATGATGGGCTTGGGATACTGGACCTGTGAGAATTTAGTTTATGACAAAAACTCAGGGGAGTTGCTGACAGATCGCTCCTGGCACTATGCGGTGCCATTAGCAAGAGATATCCCGCAGGACTTCAGGGTGTCTTTTCTGAAGAATTCCTACAGTAACAAAAATATCCTTGGAtctaaag GTACTGGGGAGCCGTCTATATGTTTGGCGGTAGTGCTGCCCTTCTCTATCAGGGCAGCA